The DNA sequence ATAAAACCCAAACTAAGCAAAATTCCTATCAAAAAAAATATCACCCCATAAGCAGCATCACCTATTATCATACCAAAAAATACAAAGAAAAATAACATAAAAATAAAACTTATATCCCTTTCTTTATACCCAGGAATTGTCTCTAAAATATTAAAAATAGGCGCAGCTAAATTGGCAATTCCTTTTCTTTTTATATAAGTTGGAATAAAATCATTTTCTCCAGGATCTGCAAATTGAACTGCAAAACCTACTTTTAAAACTGAATTTTTAAGAGATTCTTGACTTTCAGCTGGAATAAATCCTGTAATATACGAAAAATCCTCAAAATCAGTTTGCATATCAGCTAAAACCTGTTCAAACTCTACAATTTGATCGTAATTTTTTATCTCATCTCTTAAAATATCAATGTATTTATTAAAAAGAGAAATTTGAGTCAATTTTTGATCTAAGATCTCATCTACAACCTTTAATTTATTATTAATATAATCAAGATCAAAATCAAACTTAAACTCATCAGCAATTTCTATTTTTTGCTCAAACTCACCAACACTAACAAAATAAGAAGTGTTTTTTACATTTTTAATCAAAAGCACATTAATATTAGGATCTCTTAACAAATTTTTATATTCACTTTTTTGGATTTTAAAAAACTGAATATAAATATTAGATTCTTTCAATTTGCTAATATAATCTAAAGAAAAATTTCCCCAAACAGAAATCAAATCCTTTTCATGCAATAAAGATTGTTTTATATCTTGAAATTCCTTAATCTCATTGCCTAGATTAATGATACTTTTTGCAATATCTAAAAAATTTCCATTAGAAGATTTTAAAGTCTTAACACCTCCATCTTCCTTAAGTAGCGAAAAAGCTTGTATTAAAATTCGCTGATTATCAATGCTCTTTTTTAAAGAATCTGAATTTTTATTGCAAGAATTAATATGAACTGCTCCAAAATCTCTTAAAACCTCTAATGATTCTTTTTTATATTTTGATAAAGTCAAAAGTAAAACTTTTTTCATTTTTACAATCATAAG is a window from the Borreliella chilensis genome containing:
- a CDS encoding ATP synthase subunit I; translation: MIVKMKKVLLLTLSKYKKESLEVLRDFGAVHINSCNKNSDSLKKSIDNQRILIQAFSLLKEDGGVKTLKSSNGNFLDIAKSIINLGNEIKEFQDIKQSLLHEKDLISVWGNFSLDYISKLKESNIYIQFFKIQKSEYKNLLRDPNINVLLIKNVKNTSYFVSVGEFEQKIEIADEFKFDFDLDYINNKLKVVDEILDQKLTQISLFNKYIDILRDEIKNYDQIVEFEQVLADMQTDFEDFSYITGFIPAESQESLKNSVLKVGFAVQFADPGENDFIPTYIKRKGIANLAAPIFNILETIPGYKERDISFIFMLFFFVFFGMIIGDAAYGVIFFLIGILLSLGFIFKGKSLTPIHGLIFYLSVSSILYGSMTGTWFGSPLVLEMFPILNSFKISYLTEKNSVQNIIFICFSIGVLQISLAHAWNFFRQIKEKPHIHSIAQIGWLIGIVGLYYLVLNLILSQSRFPMHNVVYNMIYFGVALVFVFGKQDGSNFFKCILKSFGGIIEQFLTTVSGFADIISYIRLFAVGLAGLSISESFNAMSIPLLKSSNIGLIIVGVIVILFGHVLNIMLSLLSVVVHGVRLNMLEFSNHLGQEWSGYAYKPFRKIKNK